A window from Cryobacterium sp. PAMC25264 encodes these proteins:
- a CDS encoding Gfo/Idh/MocA family protein, translated as MTRDAAMPRWAILGTGAIAEQTIGDIRLAGNIDIVAVASRTAATAEDFAARHGIPRVFASVEDALGSAEIDAVYICTPHSSHFDLTRQALHAGKHVLCEKPLTLTAGQSRELAELAAARGLFLMEAMWMKFTPAVLHVQELIRSGAIGEVRSVESSMGYNFPRTETSRLWNPDLGGGSLLDLGVYPAAFAQLLLGTPQSVAAQGVMQTDGVDVRSTLHLTYSDDRFATVTSTLTEVIMAFAVVGGTAGTIVMDPTFFAGGAIHCYSAPDYTAQTTTVPIEGAGYVPMFRAVGEALVAGLTEHPRHPLADTIAVLAVVDEARRLLAAARPR; from the coding sequence ATGACCCGCGATGCTGCGATGCCACGCTGGGCGATCCTCGGAACCGGCGCCATCGCCGAGCAGACCATCGGCGACATCAGGCTGGCGGGCAACATCGACATCGTGGCAGTGGCCTCTCGCACGGCGGCCACAGCCGAGGACTTCGCCGCCCGCCACGGCATCCCACGTGTGTTCGCGTCGGTGGAGGATGCGCTCGGCAGCGCCGAGATCGACGCCGTGTACATCTGCACACCGCACAGCAGCCACTTCGACCTGACCCGGCAGGCCCTACACGCAGGCAAGCATGTCCTCTGCGAAAAGCCCCTCACCCTCACAGCCGGCCAGAGCCGGGAATTAGCCGAGCTCGCCGCCGCCCGGGGACTTTTCCTCATGGAGGCCATGTGGATGAAATTTACGCCGGCCGTGCTGCACGTGCAGGAGCTCATCCGGTCCGGTGCCATCGGTGAGGTGCGCTCGGTCGAATCCAGCATGGGCTACAACTTCCCCCGCACCGAGACCAGCCGGCTCTGGAACCCCGACCTCGGCGGCGGGTCGCTGCTCGATCTCGGCGTGTACCCCGCGGCGTTCGCCCAGCTGCTGCTTGGCACACCGCAGAGTGTCGCGGCCCAGGGCGTGATGCAGACGGACGGAGTGGATGTTCGTTCGACCCTGCATCTGACCTACTCCGACGACAGGTTCGCCACCGTCACCAGCACCCTCACCGAGGTCATCATGGCGTTCGCCGTGGTCGGCGGCACGGCGGGCACCATCGTGATGGATCCGACGTTTTTCGCGGGCGGCGCCATCCACTGCTACTCCGCGCCGGACTACACGGCGCAGACGACGACGGTGCCGATCGAGGGCGCCGGCTATGTGCCGATGTTCCGCGCCGTGGGCGAGGCCCTCGTCGCCGGCCTCACCGAACACCCCCGGCATCCGCTTGCCGACACCATCGCGGTTCTCGCGGTCGTCGACGAGGCACGACGGCTGCTCGCCGCCGCGCGCCCGAGGTGA
- the pgi gene encoding glucose-6-phosphate isomerase, whose protein sequence is MAENTPVDPTSTDAWKQLGGIADGFSPDLRGWFDADAGRADRYTFQAADLTVDLSKGLITEEILGHLVQLAQDVDVAGRYQAMIAGEHINATEDRAVLHTALRRPQGATGLVPPAGFIVDGQDVDADVHATLDKVYAFADKVRSGAWTGVTGKPISTVVNIGIGGSDLGPVMVYEALKPYVKPGLEVRFVSNIDPTDVYEKTVGLDPETTLFIVASKTFGTLETLTNARLAREWLWAELASAGVLDDTDAARTDAVAKHFVAVSTALDKVKAFGIDPENAFGFWDWVGGRYSVDSAIGTSVVIAIGPDNWREFLAGFHAIDEHTRTTPLEQNVPVLMGLLNVWYTNFLGAQSHAVLPYAQYLHRFPAYLQQLTMESNGKSVRWDGSPVTTDTGEVFWGEPGTNGQHAFYQLIHQGTRLVPADFIAVANPAHPLKDETGDGAGVEPGQDVHTLFMANYFAQTKALAFGKTADEVRADGVAESIVPARVFSGNRPTTSILAPALTPSVVGQLIALYEHIVFVEGTIWGIDSFDQWGVELGKQLALQVTPAVQGDSAALEAQDSSTKALIAKYLELRD, encoded by the coding sequence GTGGCCGAAAATACCCCCGTTGATCCCACTTCGACCGACGCGTGGAAGCAGCTCGGCGGCATCGCCGACGGCTTCTCGCCCGACCTGCGCGGATGGTTCGACGCCGATGCCGGTCGCGCCGATCGCTACACGTTCCAGGCGGCCGACCTCACCGTCGACCTGTCCAAGGGCCTCATCACCGAGGAGATCCTCGGCCACCTTGTGCAGCTCGCCCAGGACGTCGATGTCGCGGGGCGCTACCAGGCGATGATCGCCGGTGAGCACATCAACGCCACCGAAGACCGCGCGGTGCTGCACACGGCGCTCCGCCGCCCCCAGGGCGCCACCGGCCTGGTGCCGCCGGCCGGCTTCATCGTGGACGGCCAGGACGTCGACGCCGACGTGCACGCCACACTCGACAAGGTCTACGCGTTCGCCGACAAGGTGCGCTCCGGCGCCTGGACCGGCGTGACCGGCAAGCCGATCAGCACCGTGGTCAACATCGGCATCGGCGGGTCCGACCTCGGCCCGGTAATGGTCTACGAAGCCCTCAAGCCCTACGTGAAGCCGGGCCTCGAGGTGCGCTTCGTCTCGAACATCGACCCGACCGACGTCTACGAGAAGACCGTCGGCCTCGACCCTGAGACCACCCTGTTCATCGTCGCCTCCAAGACTTTCGGCACCCTCGAAACCCTCACAAACGCCCGCCTGGCGCGTGAGTGGCTCTGGGCGGAGCTGGCCTCCGCCGGCGTTCTCGACGACACGGATGCGGCCCGCACGGATGCCGTCGCCAAGCACTTCGTCGCCGTCTCCACGGCTCTCGACAAGGTCAAGGCCTTCGGCATCGACCCCGAGAACGCGTTCGGTTTCTGGGACTGGGTCGGCGGCCGCTACTCGGTCGACTCCGCCATCGGCACCTCGGTGGTCATCGCCATCGGACCCGACAACTGGCGCGAGTTCCTCGCCGGCTTCCACGCCATCGACGAACACACACGCACCACGCCGCTCGAGCAGAACGTGCCGGTTCTCATGGGCCTGCTCAACGTCTGGTACACCAACTTCCTGGGCGCCCAGAGCCACGCGGTGCTCCCGTATGCGCAGTACCTGCACCGCTTCCCGGCCTACCTGCAGCAGCTCACCATGGAGTCCAACGGCAAGAGTGTGCGCTGGGACGGCAGCCCGGTCACGACCGACACCGGCGAGGTCTTCTGGGGCGAACCGGGCACCAACGGCCAGCACGCGTTCTACCAGCTCATCCACCAGGGCACCCGGCTGGTCCCGGCGGACTTCATCGCCGTGGCCAACCCCGCGCATCCGTTGAAGGACGAGACCGGCGACGGCGCGGGAGTCGAGCCGGGCCAGGACGTGCACACCCTGTTCATGGCCAACTACTTCGCCCAAACCAAGGCGCTGGCCTTCGGCAAGACCGCCGACGAGGTGCGCGCCGACGGCGTCGCGGAGTCGATCGTTCCGGCCCGCGTGTTCAGTGGCAACCGGCCGACCACGTCGATCCTCGCGCCCGCGCTCACTCCGAGCGTGGTCGGTCAGCTCATCGCGCTCTACGAGCACATCGTTTTCGTCGAGGGCACCATCTGGGGAATCGACTCCTTCGACCAGTGGGGCGTGGAACTGGGCAAGCAGTTGGCGCTGCAGGTCACCCCCGCGGTTCAGGGCGACAGTGCGGCGCTCGAGGCTCAGGACTCATCGACGAAGGCACTGATCGCCAAATACCTGGAACTGCGCGACTAG
- a CDS encoding IS1182 family transposase: MQGRDDGQRQLLDVGVFAGHMLPAGSVFAFLAEHRHELFPDDAFADLFPSGRGRPSTPADVIASVMVLQTLHSLSDRETAEAVTFDLRWKAACGFGLTETSFHPTVLTYWRRRLAASTRPHRIFDAVAEVIAGSGALSGRKRRALDSTILDDAVARQDTVTQLVAQIRRVGREIPGADMIVAGLPGHDYEKPGKPDIAWDDKAARDELVSRLVTDALALLAAIDTTSLTDSQQETVALLALVAGQDVEPAEGSDGSDGRWRIARKVAPDRVISTVDPDARHAHKSREKKQDGFKAHIAIEPDTGLVTAAVLTKASGPKNSDAARGAALVAADTSIGSDTVEVLGDSAYGSGDLLAEVTAAGHVPIIKPMPLSRAVPGGFTIDDFSIDEAKRTVTCPAGNTRPITVKRNVTFGAVCASCPLRAQCTSAVDGRKMVLHPQQQIQREHRARALDPDFQAVYRQHRPMVERSIAWMTRGARRVPYRGVVKNHAWWNNRAAAINLKRLLSLGLTSQNGVWALG; encoded by the coding sequence ATGCAGGGTCGTGATGATGGTCAGCGTCAGTTGTTGGATGTCGGTGTGTTCGCTGGGCACATGTTGCCGGCGGGGTCGGTGTTCGCTTTTCTCGCTGAGCACCGGCACGAGTTGTTCCCGGATGACGCGTTCGCGGACCTGTTTCCGTCGGGTCGTGGCCGGCCCTCGACGCCCGCGGACGTGATCGCATCGGTGATGGTGCTGCAGACCCTGCACTCGTTATCGGACCGGGAAACCGCGGAAGCCGTCACGTTTGATCTGCGGTGGAAAGCGGCCTGCGGGTTCGGGTTGACGGAAACATCGTTCCACCCGACGGTGTTGACGTATTGGCGACGCCGCCTCGCGGCAAGCACCCGCCCGCACCGAATTTTCGACGCCGTCGCCGAGGTTATTGCCGGTTCTGGGGCGTTGTCGGGTCGGAAGCGGCGGGCGTTGGACTCCACGATTTTGGATGACGCGGTCGCCCGCCAGGACACGGTGACGCAGTTGGTCGCGCAGATCCGCCGGGTCGGTCGGGAGATCCCCGGCGCCGACATGATCGTGGCCGGCCTGCCCGGCCATGACTACGAGAAGCCCGGCAAGCCCGACATCGCCTGGGACGACAAGGCGGCCAGGGACGAACTCGTTTCCCGCCTCGTGACCGACGCCCTGGCGTTGCTTGCGGCAATCGACACGACGTCATTGACCGACTCGCAGCAGGAGACGGTCGCGTTGCTCGCCCTCGTCGCGGGCCAGGACGTCGAGCCGGCTGAGGGGTCCGATGGCTCGGATGGGCGGTGGCGGATCGCGCGGAAGGTCGCGCCGGACCGGGTGATCTCGACCGTTGACCCGGACGCCCGCCACGCGCACAAGAGCCGGGAGAAGAAGCAAGACGGTTTCAAAGCCCACATCGCGATCGAGCCCGATACGGGTCTGGTGACCGCGGCCGTGTTGACGAAAGCGTCCGGGCCCAAGAACAGTGACGCGGCCCGCGGCGCGGCCCTGGTGGCCGCTGACACGAGCATCGGCTCGGACACGGTCGAGGTCCTCGGTGATTCTGCCTACGGCAGCGGGGACCTCCTCGCCGAGGTCACCGCGGCCGGGCATGTTCCGATCATCAAACCGATGCCGTTGAGTCGGGCGGTTCCGGGCGGATTCACAATCGATGACTTCAGCATCGACGAAGCTAAGCGCACGGTGACGTGTCCTGCGGGGAACACCCGACCGATCACCGTGAAACGTAATGTCACATTTGGCGCCGTTTGCGCGAGCTGCCCGCTCCGAGCCCAGTGCACGAGCGCCGTCGACGGTCGCAAAATGGTTTTGCATCCGCAGCAGCAGATCCAACGCGAGCACCGCGCACGCGCGCTGGACCCTGACTTTCAAGCCGTCTACCGGCAGCACCGGCCGATGGTTGAACGCTCGATCGCATGGATGACTCGCGGCGCGAGACGAGTCCCTTACCGCGGCGTCGTGAAGAACCACGCCTGGTGGAACAACCGCGCCGCCGCGATCAACCTGAAACGACTCCTGAGCCTTGGCCTCACCAGCCAGAACGGGGTTTGGGCACTTGGCTGA
- a CDS encoding DUF1992 domain-containing protein yields MAGKREPSDTPLNVARYKINREIPEAERPEEAEPDTNEAGQSMMDARAQYVEISIQQAIRRGDFDNLPGSGKPIPGLTDRYDPDWWIKRKIEREQITGLGPPALTLRTEDAGLDERLDTVFAEQQVRELLEDFNRRVIEARRQLRGGPPVVTALRDVDRELARWRERRRAAQQEREEARAREEAELAAMTWRERRRVKRERGAP; encoded by the coding sequence ATGGCAGGCAAGCGCGAACCCAGCGATACGCCGCTCAACGTGGCACGGTACAAGATCAATCGCGAGATCCCCGAGGCCGAACGCCCAGAGGAGGCCGAGCCGGACACGAACGAGGCCGGCCAGTCGATGATGGACGCGCGGGCGCAGTACGTCGAGATCTCCATTCAGCAGGCGATCCGCCGTGGTGACTTCGATAACCTGCCCGGATCGGGCAAGCCGATTCCCGGGCTCACCGACCGGTACGACCCGGACTGGTGGATCAAGCGCAAGATCGAGCGCGAGCAGATCACCGGCCTCGGACCGCCCGCGCTGACCCTCCGCACCGAGGATGCCGGACTCGATGAACGCCTCGACACCGTGTTCGCCGAGCAGCAGGTGAGGGAACTGCTCGAGGACTTCAACCGGCGGGTCATCGAGGCACGCCGGCAGCTCCGGGGCGGCCCGCCCGTTGTCACGGCGCTCCGGGACGTGGACCGGGAACTGGCTCGGTGGCGTGAGCGTCGCCGCGCCGCACAGCAGGAGCGCGAGGAAGCGCGGGCCCGCGAGGAAGCCGAGCTCGCCGCCATGACCTGGCGCGAGCGTCGCCGAGTCAAGCGCGAGCGCGGCGCTCCCTAG
- a CDS encoding DUF2127 domain-containing protein — translation MTDPKTAPAAGPTSPTLLDRTFRVSLILKGLDGVLELAGGILLLLISPAQIGAVSRVLTQHELAEDPHDLIATSLVRLASGLSVSATLFGAVYLLAHGAVKVVLVWAVLANRLWAYPWMIGFLIVFIGYQTYQLAVGFSWGVLLLTAFDLFIVVLTWREYTIRRR, via the coding sequence ATGACCGATCCGAAGACCGCGCCGGCGGCAGGGCCGACGAGTCCCACGCTGCTCGACCGCACCTTCCGGGTCAGCCTGATCCTCAAGGGTCTGGACGGCGTACTGGAGCTGGCGGGCGGGATCCTGCTGCTGCTGATCAGCCCGGCACAGATCGGTGCCGTGTCGCGGGTGCTCACTCAGCACGAGCTCGCCGAAGACCCTCACGACCTGATCGCCACGAGCCTGGTCCGGTTGGCGAGCGGGCTCAGCGTCTCGGCGACGCTGTTCGGGGCCGTCTACCTGCTGGCGCACGGAGCGGTGAAGGTGGTGCTGGTGTGGGCGGTGTTGGCGAACAGGCTCTGGGCCTACCCGTGGATGATCGGGTTCCTCATCGTCTTCATCGGCTATCAGACCTACCAGCTCGCCGTCGGCTTCTCCTGGGGCGTGCTGCTGTTGACGGCATTCGACCTTTTCATCGTGGTGCTGACCTGGCGTGAGTACACGATCCGGCGGCGGTGA
- a CDS encoding CoA pyrophosphatase, producing MLRTKNRRAELAALCERGLDWHTGGTRVLPRAANARRAAVLVLFGVLDAVPAQTASAGPAGARTFRGEVPRDLDVLLLRRASTLGSHPGQIAFPGGRLEASDSGPIAAALREAVEETGLDPAGIEPLGTLPSIPVPVSNHLVIPVPAWWTRPSQVAAMDHAETVDVFRVPVADLLDPANRANTEHTRARTRYRAPAFTVDGRLVWGFTAIVLSRMFDELGWSVLWDVDRLVHPDS from the coding sequence ATGCTTCGCACTAAGAATCGACGCGCCGAACTGGCGGCACTGTGCGAGCGCGGCCTGGACTGGCATACCGGTGGCACCCGGGTGCTCCCGCGGGCCGCGAATGCCCGGCGCGCGGCCGTGCTGGTGCTCTTCGGGGTGCTCGACGCCGTGCCGGCGCAGACGGCATCGGCCGGCCCCGCCGGAGCCCGAACGTTTCGCGGTGAGGTGCCGCGCGATCTCGACGTCCTCCTGCTCCGGCGCGCATCGACACTCGGCAGCCACCCGGGCCAGATCGCGTTCCCGGGCGGCCGGCTCGAAGCATCCGATAGCGGACCCATCGCGGCGGCACTGCGCGAGGCTGTTGAAGAAACCGGGCTGGATCCCGCGGGTATCGAACCTCTCGGCACGCTGCCGTCGATACCCGTGCCGGTGAGCAATCACCTGGTCATCCCGGTGCCAGCCTGGTGGACCCGGCCGTCGCAGGTCGCCGCCATGGACCATGCCGAGACCGTCGACGTGTTCAGGGTTCCCGTTGCCGACCTCCTCGACCCAGCCAACCGGGCGAACACCGAGCACACCCGGGCACGCACGCGCTATCGGGCGCCGGCATTCACCGTGGACGGCCGCCTGGTGTGGGGCTTCACCGCCATCGTGCTCTCGCGCATGTTCGACGAGCTCGGCTGGTCGGTGCTGTGGGATGTCGACCGTTTGGTGCACCCCGACAGCTGA
- a CDS encoding phosphatase PAP2 family protein — MTTPRHPEVAAQPRAKRVSRWWPVLSGAIALGLAVGLGALIVVREQGMPLAIDTAWFNDLTENRAPVWDSVALVMDALGGGLVATLLIPAVICAALLLARRPWAAGYFLAASLATGGVVQLLKHFFGRARPENVLTNLDFGSFPSGHVANAAVTSAVLVLLFPRLWVWLAAAGYTMLMMLSRTYLGAHWLTDTVGALLLGIGVAVLLWAPVAAKLDGEHTVALTRRARVRPAADASEERDAV; from the coding sequence ATGACGACGCCACGCCATCCGGAGGTCGCGGCACAACCCCGAGCGAAACGGGTCTCCCGCTGGTGGCCGGTCTTGAGCGGCGCCATCGCCCTCGGCCTCGCCGTGGGCCTCGGCGCCCTGATCGTGGTGCGTGAGCAGGGCATGCCTCTGGCCATCGACACCGCCTGGTTCAACGACCTCACCGAGAACCGCGCGCCCGTGTGGGACTCGGTGGCCCTGGTGATGGATGCCCTCGGCGGCGGGTTGGTCGCGACCCTGCTGATCCCGGCCGTGATCTGTGCCGCCCTTCTTCTCGCCCGGCGCCCCTGGGCTGCCGGCTACTTCCTCGCCGCCAGCCTCGCCACCGGCGGTGTTGTGCAGTTGCTCAAACACTTCTTCGGCCGGGCGCGCCCGGAGAACGTGCTCACCAACCTCGACTTCGGCTCGTTTCCGTCCGGGCATGTGGCCAATGCGGCGGTGACCTCCGCGGTGCTGGTGCTGCTCTTTCCGCGCCTCTGGGTCTGGCTCGCCGCGGCCGGGTACACGATGCTCATGATGCTCAGCCGCACCTATCTGGGCGCGCACTGGCTCACCGACACCGTGGGCGCGCTGCTGCTCGGCATCGGGGTGGCGGTGCTGCTGTGGGCGCCCGTGGCGGCCAAGCTCGACGGTGAGCACACGGTGGCCCTGACCCGGCGGGCGCGAGTGAGGCCGGCGGCCGACGCATCCGAGGAACGCGACGCCGTCTAG
- a CDS encoding histidine phosphatase family protein — protein sequence MTTRSERTLIVLRHAKSDWSGGEADIDRTLNSRGQSQAPDAGSWLDEHYPALDLAIVSPATRARSTWALASAELSIAPEARIDERAYAASVNDLLEIVRELPDELESVILVAHNPGLEELVYALTGESVRMSTSALAVLGVPGGWAELTASTAVLLSSGRPSPAGLD from the coding sequence ATGACCACACGCAGTGAGCGAACCCTCATCGTGCTCCGGCACGCCAAGTCCGACTGGTCGGGCGGCGAAGCCGACATCGACCGCACGCTCAACTCCCGTGGGCAGAGCCAGGCACCGGATGCCGGCAGCTGGCTGGACGAGCACTACCCCGCCCTCGATCTGGCCATCGTCTCCCCCGCCACGCGGGCCCGCAGCACCTGGGCGTTGGCCTCGGCGGAGCTGAGCATCGCCCCCGAGGCGCGCATCGACGAGCGCGCGTATGCCGCATCCGTGAACGATCTGCTCGAGATCGTGCGGGAACTGCCCGACGAGCTGGAGAGCGTGATTCTCGTGGCCCACAATCCCGGGCTTGAGGAGCTGGTCTACGCGCTCACCGGGGAGAGCGTCAGGATGTCGACATCGGCCCTGGCCGTGCTCGGTGTGCCGGGTGGCTGGGCTGAACTGACGGCCTCGACCGCGGTTCTCCTCTCTTCTGGCCGCCCCAGCCCGGCCGGGCTCGACTAG
- a CDS encoding zinc-binding alcohol dehydrogenase family protein, producing the protein MPANTAAWLGANRAPLDVRPAPYTAPGENEIVVKNHAVAVNPLEWILQLVGDVIYPWLKYPFVLGSDVAGEVVEVGPGVTRFAAGDRVLGHAVGTDKDANTSAGGAFQRYTVLLERMAAPIPDSMPFTDAVVLPLALSTAACGLFQKDQLALRYPSAAPTPTGQTVLIWGGSTSVGSNAIQLAVAAGYEVITTASPRNFDYVRALGASQVFDYASPTIVADLIAALARATLAGALALGAGSASACADVLAASRGRKFIALASTPATFESLADQRGIRWRLPRILMTIGLSSARFAVSSRLRGIRSKAIFGTSLKNNEVSTLIYQDFLPQALADGRYTAAPTPMVVGHGLEQLQLALDTQRRGVSARKVIVTL; encoded by the coding sequence ATGCCCGCCAATACCGCCGCCTGGCTCGGCGCCAACCGGGCCCCGCTCGATGTGCGCCCCGCGCCCTACACTGCGCCGGGTGAGAACGAGATCGTCGTCAAGAACCACGCCGTGGCTGTCAACCCGCTGGAGTGGATCCTCCAACTGGTCGGCGACGTGATCTACCCCTGGCTGAAGTATCCGTTCGTGCTGGGCTCGGATGTGGCCGGGGAGGTCGTCGAGGTCGGCCCCGGCGTCACCAGGTTTGCCGCGGGTGACAGGGTGCTCGGCCACGCCGTCGGTACTGACAAGGACGCCAACACCTCGGCCGGCGGCGCCTTCCAGCGCTACACGGTCCTCCTGGAGCGGATGGCGGCGCCGATCCCCGACTCGATGCCGTTCACGGATGCCGTGGTGCTGCCGCTGGCGCTGTCCACCGCGGCCTGTGGCCTGTTCCAGAAGGATCAACTTGCCCTGCGCTACCCGTCGGCCGCTCCCACGCCGACCGGCCAGACCGTCCTGATTTGGGGTGGCTCCACGAGCGTGGGCAGCAACGCCATTCAGCTGGCCGTCGCCGCCGGCTACGAGGTGATCACCACCGCCTCGCCCCGCAACTTCGACTACGTGCGCGCCCTCGGTGCCAGCCAGGTCTTCGACTACGCGAGCCCGACCATTGTCGCCGATCTCATCGCAGCACTCGCGCGCGCAACGCTCGCCGGCGCACTGGCCCTGGGTGCGGGATCCGCCTCGGCCTGTGCGGACGTGCTGGCCGCCAGCCGGGGAAGAAAGTTCATCGCCCTGGCGAGCACTCCTGCAACCTTCGAGAGCCTCGCCGACCAGCGCGGTATTCGGTGGCGGCTGCCCCGGATCCTGATGACGATCGGGTTGTCGTCGGCCCGTTTCGCGGTGTCGAGCCGGCTGCGCGGCATCCGTTCGAAGGCGATCTTCGGAACGTCGTTGAAGAACAACGAGGTCTCCACCCTGATCTACCAGGACTTCCTACCGCAGGCTCTCGCCGACGGGCGGTACACAGCCGCACCCACGCCCATGGTGGTGGGTCACGGCCTCGAGCAGCTGCAGCTGGCGTTGGACACGCAGCGCCGGGGAGTCTCAGCACGCAAGGTGATCGTCACGTTGTAG
- a CDS encoding RNA polymerase sigma factor → MTAARGTNEYEVWALAVEGDAGAFGELFDEHRDRVFGHALRALASRHDAEDATAIVFLELWRHRRRVRVVNGSVIGWLLVTTNNVCRNQARSRRRYSLALSKLTPERSHPDPSDELGAELDRARTAPGVREVFAQLNARDQDILTLCVLEELTTAEAAVALRIPIGTVKSRLYRAKNRMADLMLQNAPDVREGWSL, encoded by the coding sequence ATGACGGCAGCCCGGGGGACCAACGAGTACGAGGTGTGGGCTCTGGCCGTCGAGGGGGATGCGGGGGCGTTCGGGGAACTCTTCGATGAGCACCGTGACCGGGTATTCGGCCACGCCCTGCGCGCCCTCGCCTCACGGCACGACGCCGAGGATGCCACGGCGATAGTGTTCCTGGAGCTGTGGCGGCACCGGCGCCGGGTGCGGGTGGTCAATGGGTCGGTGATCGGCTGGCTCCTGGTGACAACCAACAACGTCTGCCGCAACCAAGCCCGATCCAGGCGGCGCTACAGCCTGGCCCTGTCGAAGCTCACACCGGAGCGCTCGCATCCGGACCCATCGGACGAGCTCGGCGCGGAGCTGGATCGCGCCCGCACCGCGCCAGGGGTCCGCGAGGTGTTCGCGCAACTCAACGCCCGCGACCAAGACATCCTCACACTCTGCGTGCTCGAGGAACTGACCACCGCCGAGGCGGCCGTGGCCCTGCGGATTCCGATCGGAACCGTGAAATCCCGGCTGTACCGGGCCAAGAACCGCATGGCCGACCTGATGCTGCAGAACGCACCCGACGTGAGAGAGGGATGGAGCCTGTGA
- a CDS encoding TetR family transcriptional regulator, whose product MGRWEPDARGRLSSGAFELFVERGFDQTTALDIAQRAGLTERTFFRHFPDKREVLFEGLTYLQDAVVHAIQSAPEGLTAIDTVGSAMESAVALFGDRNYARTRATIVAANASLQERELHKVAGIAAAAAEALRHRGVDPMTADLAAEVAVTVFKIGFYEWIAPEAQTNLPACIRGALQRLKDVTAGR is encoded by the coding sequence ATGGGACGTTGGGAACCGGATGCGCGCGGGCGCCTGTCGAGCGGCGCGTTCGAGCTCTTCGTGGAACGGGGCTTCGACCAGACCACGGCCCTGGACATCGCCCAGCGCGCCGGGCTGACCGAGCGCACCTTCTTCAGGCATTTCCCCGACAAACGCGAAGTGCTCTTCGAGGGCCTGACCTACCTGCAGGACGCCGTGGTGCACGCCATCCAGTCCGCGCCAGAGGGGCTGACGGCGATCGACACCGTGGGATCGGCGATGGAAAGCGCCGTGGCGCTCTTCGGCGACCGGAACTATGCCCGCACGCGAGCCACGATCGTCGCCGCCAATGCGAGCCTGCAGGAGCGCGAGCTGCACAAGGTCGCGGGCATCGCCGCGGCCGCGGCCGAGGCACTGCGCCATCGGGGCGTGGACCCGATGACCGCGGACCTCGCCGCCGAGGTGGCGGTCACCGTCTTCAAGATCGGCTTCTACGAGTGGATCGCGCCAGAGGCGCAGACCAACCTGCCTGCGTGCATCCGCGGGGCCCTGCAGCGGCTGAAGGACGTAACGGCCGGCCGTTGA
- a CDS encoding heme-degrading domain-containing protein — translation MSTTPDPAARDLLPILQEQNDRIGFVSFDHDDAFALGTALVQRAVTEDLAITVSIVFGEQRVFHAARPGTTADNDDWLARKFRVVSRYNVPSFLVSTKYRARGEDFNKATGLPINLYAAAGGAFPLRVNGSLIGALGVSGLHESIDHELAVWALEAAQTASA, via the coding sequence ATGTCGACCACCCCAGACCCCGCAGCCCGCGACCTGCTTCCGATTCTTCAGGAGCAGAATGACAGGATCGGCTTCGTCTCCTTCGACCACGACGACGCGTTCGCGCTCGGCACCGCCCTGGTGCAGCGGGCCGTGACGGAGGACCTAGCGATCACGGTGTCCATCGTGTTCGGTGAGCAGCGCGTCTTCCACGCCGCGCGCCCGGGCACCACCGCGGACAACGACGACTGGCTGGCCCGCAAGTTCCGGGTCGTGTCCCGGTACAACGTGCCGTCCTTTCTGGTCAGCACCAAATACCGGGCTAGGGGCGAGGACTTCAACAAGGCCACCGGCCTGCCCATCAACCTGTACGCGGCGGCCGGCGGCGCCTTCCCGCTGCGGGTGAACGGCTCCCTGATCGGAGCGCTCGGGGTCTCCGGGCTGCACGAGAGCATCGACCACGAACTCGCGGTCTGGGCGCTCGAGGCTGCACAGACGGCCTCTGCATGA